From the Candidatus Melainabacteria bacterium genome, the window AATCAGTCTCGGACTGTTGACACCACCTGGTGAGTTCGGCGCCGACATTGTAGTTGGCGATGCACAACCATGCGGAAATTCATTGTCCTTTGGCGGACCTTCAGCCGGTTATATGGCTTGCCGTAAGGATTTCATTCGTCAGTTGCCCGGTCGTCTGGCTGGAGTCACTGTCGACAATCGTGGCAACAGAGCCTTCACACTGACTCTTCAGACCAGAGAACAACACATCAGACGCGCCAAAGCGACCTCGAACATCTGCACCAACCAGGCGCTCAATGCGCTGGCCATGCTGGTCTACATAACAGCTATTGGACCGGGCGGCTTGAAGCAGCTGTGCTCGATCAGTGCACAACGCGCTCACTATCTGGCAGAACAACTGACCCAAATTCCTGGCGTCACTCTCGCTTACAAGCAGCCATTCCTCAACGAATTTGTAATTCAAGTCGAGCAGCCAGTTTCAACTCTTCTCAGTGCATTGAAGGAGCGCGGCATACTTGCAGGTATCGACCTTTCTACGTTCCGTCCGGAGCTGAAGAACCAGATACTGATCGCCGTCACCGAAATGAATTCGCGCGAAGACCTCGACAAATTTGTGCAAGAATTCAAAACCCACTGCGCTACAGCCAAGCCAAGTGCTAAGCGTGAAGAAAGCAGCATGATGAAGGTATAATCTCCAGATAGCCGCACTGCGGCAGCTGCCCTGCCAGGCGCCTTTGCGCTCACTACTACCTACGAGGCTCAACTCGTTCATGGACCCAGACTCAATCACAACACAGAGAAGCGACATGCCTTCAGACACAAAAACAACTGATGGTGCTTCCGAAACTAAGAAGGCAAAACCAAATTCGGTTCAGGGCTTCATTAGAGAAATCGTTGAGCTTGTAGTCGTCACTCTCGTTCTTTTGATTGTGATTCGCTGGGCGCTGGCTGAAGCAAGATACATTCCGTCGAGTTCGATGGAACCGACTCTGCAAATTAACGACCGCTTGCTCGTAGAAAAAGTATCCGGGCATCTGGGCAAGAAAATTCAGCGCGGCGACATTCTCGTTTTCTATCCACCACCCATCGAACTGGGCGGTCAAGATCTAAAGAATGATCCGCTGACAGTTCTGGGACGATTGACCGGTCTGCCTTTCCTTCCATATGAGCCAGCTTTCATTAAACGCACGATCGGTCTACCAGGCGACCACATCCGCATTCAACACGGCGTGGGCGTCTACATTAACGGACAGCTGCTTGACGAATCTAGCTACATTAAAGAGAAGCCCAATTACGACTTGAATGTTTTAGGCGACATCGGCGGTCGCTCGACAGATGGTGGAGTAATTCAGCCCTACCGCGCCAATCAGCTCAACGAGCCCATCATTGTGCCGCCCGGTCACCTTTTCATGATGGGCGACAACCGCAACAACTCAGAAGACAGCCACGTATGGGGATTTCTTGACCAGAAACGGATTGTTGGACGAGCCTGTTTGCTTTTCTGGCGCCAGCTGAATCCGCCACCCTACCCACAAATTCTGGACGAATAAAGTCAGTTCGGGCAAAGGCTTGCATTTCCACGCATTCTTGCAAGAATGAGTAGACATTGGCAAGTGTTCCATGTACCACTGGGTATATAAGCATGGGATTGTCACGCATTGGGCGCGAAGGCTCATCACCTTCAGGGGGAGACAGCATACACATGACTTCGAGCAAAGACTCTGGTAGACCCAAATACGTTAAGGGAAGCCGTAAAGCCAGTTCCTCCAAAACCGAAGAGCCTTGCAGTTCTGCTCTGTCGTCGCTGGAAGGCAAGGGAGCCGAAGAACAAGTTGAAGAGCTGAAACAAATTCAGACAGACTTGAACAAGCGCGAAGTGCAATTGATTGAGCGCGAGATCAAAGCGCTGCGATTGCAAGAAGAATTAGATCGATTGCGCCCGCTCAGCGGACTCTATCGTGTCGTCAAAGCGATGGCAACCGAGCGTCGTTTAGATTCGCTGCTCGATGTGATCACGCGCGAAACCCAGATGATGCTCAAATGCGATCGATGCAGTGTTTTCGTGTTGGAAGCAAGCAAGCAGGAACTGTGGACACAGGTCGCTCAGGGGTTGATCGGCCACCGCATGATTCGTATTCCATTGCAGGGAACGAGCATCGTCAGCGAGTGCGCCCGCACCGCGCAAGTAATCAACATTCCAGATGCCTACGCCGATGGACGCTTCGATCCGGAGGTCGATAAATCCACCGGATACCACACGCAAAGTGTGCTCTGCGTTCCAATGCTCAATCGCAGCGGCGAAGTTATCGGTGTCTTCCAGGTCTTAAACAAAGTCGGCGGACCATTCACAAATGAAGATGAAGACTGGCTTCAGGGCTTAACTGCAGTTGCAGCCGGCTTGATCGAACAAGCACAGGCTTATCAAGAAATCGAGCGATTTGTCGACAAGACACTCGAGACGCTCGCTCAGACAATTGACCGTCGCGACCCGCTCACAGCTGGTCATTCGATGCGCGTCACCAACTACAGCTTGCTGGTCGGACAGCACATGAGCATTGCTGACGATGATGTCGATGTGCTGCGCTATTCGGCCATGATGCATGACTACGGAAAAATCGGAGTGCCTGAAGCAGTGCTCTGGAAGAACGGACGTCTGACTCCAGAAGAGTATGCGCTCGTGCAGCAGCATGCCAATATCACATACGA encodes:
- a CDS encoding GAF domain-containing protein yields the protein MGLSRIGREGSSPSGGDSIHMTSSKDSGRPKYVKGSRKASSSKTEEPCSSALSSLEGKGAEEQVEELKQIQTDLNKREVQLIEREIKALRLQEELDRLRPLSGLYRVVKAMATERRLDSLLDVITRETQMMLKCDRCSVFVLEASKQELWTQVAQGLIGHRMIRIPLQGTSIVSECARTAQVINIPDAYADGRFDPEVDKSTGYHTQSVLCVPMLNRSGEVIGVFQVLNKVGGPFTNEDEDWLQGLTAVAAGLIEQAQAYQEIERFVDKTLETLAQTIDRRDPLTAGHSMRVTNYSLLVGQHMSIADDDVDVLRYSAMMHDYGKIGVPEAVLWKNGRLTPEEYALVQQHANITYELLSNLPFTRRLASVPFVASCHHEKVDGSGYYRGLKGDDIPFLSRIIAVADVFDALTSVRHYRNRMPIDKVSEIMQTGKDNHFEAACVDAFYQIPSHRVIKVMESERGNKEERPDYDMFKSISWMRLVELLCGSNPKKGEDGIKDAFEKMYNAGLPADYQSLD
- the lepB gene encoding signal peptidase I; this translates as MDPDSITTQRSDMPSDTKTTDGASETKKAKPNSVQGFIREIVELVVVTLVLLIVIRWALAEARYIPSSSMEPTLQINDRLLVEKVSGHLGKKIQRGDILVFYPPPIELGGQDLKNDPLTVLGRLTGLPFLPYEPAFIKRTIGLPGDHIRIQHGVGVYINGQLLDESSYIKEKPNYDLNVLGDIGGRSTDGGVIQPYRANQLNEPIIVPPGHLFMMGDNRNNSEDSHVWGFLDQKRIVGRACLLFWRQLNPPPYPQILDE